The Oncorhynchus tshawytscha isolate Ot180627B linkage group LG16, Otsh_v2.0, whole genome shotgun sequence nucleotide sequence TTGATGGTCCCAATCACTGCTCTGGAAGGGTGGAGGTCTACCATGATGGGAGTTGGGGGACAGTCTGTGATGATAATTGGGGTTTCCTAGATGCCCAAGTTGTATGTAGGGAGCTGAGCTGTGGACCAGCCACAGAGGCTCCTCACCAGGCTTACTTTGGTAAGGGGAGTGGCTCAATCCTATTGGACGATGTGGCATGCATGGGAAGTGAGGGATCTTTACTGGAATGCAACTCAGGAGGGATTGGAAACCATAACTGTGGCCATGATGAAGATGCCAGTGTAACTTGCATGATGGGTAAGTCTAAGCCTACAAATGCAGTAAGCTCAATTGAATAAAATAGTTAATGTTGAGATTAATTAAGGAGAATTGAATACCTGTTATTCACAATATCTCACGCACCTTTTCATTATTTAATATTTTCCTCACATTCAATTCAAGAACAAGAGGACCCAGATAGAAACAGTCAGATAAATTCCATAAAACTATATTCAAATTGACAATATGAATGGTCCTTACAAAGCAAACATATACTGCACTGAGGAACCAAGCCTTGAGACTACCTAAAATAATGTACTCTTCTCTCCAGTGGTCCAAGATGATGGCCCGTTGATCCGGCTGGTGGATGGTCCTGATCAGTGTTCAGGGAGGGTGGAAGTGTATTATGCGGGGCAGTGGGGTACGGTGTGTGATGATGACTGGGACGTGAGCGACGCTGACGTGGTCTGCAGACAGCTCAGCTGTGGGTGGGCTATGGATGCCCCCGGACAGGCCTGGTTTGGTATGGGAGTTGGCATTCCCATTCTGCTGGACAACATAGCCTGTGTTGGCACAGAAGGCACTCTCTTTGACTGCCCCTCTGAGGCGATAGGTCAGCATAACTGCATGCATCCTGAGGATGCGAGTGTGGTCTGCTCAGGTGAGATTAAAGGGGAAGTTCCGTATTTTACTGTTAGATGGTTCCTGACCCTGAAAGTAGTTTATGGGCAAAACTGTAATCTTCGGTTGAGTTTTATTTAAACAGCTACTACAAATTTCAGCTCATTTAAGGCACAGTTAGCTTTATTTATTAATTACGCTTTTCAAGGTAACATACAGCAACAACTCTTTGTTTTTCATGTTCCTCGCTATGGATTGCAGGTTCACACCAGAGTGAGTACATTAATTTGTCTGCACACTACACAATAATCTCCACAGCCTGATGCATCAATTTGTTAACATTAAAACAGATTATTTACCTATCAAAGCTGGACCTTCAATTCGCTTGGCCGGTGGCTCCAACAACTGCTCTGGTAGAGTGGAAGTGTTCCACTCTGGCCAGTGGGGTACAGTGTGTGATGATGACTGGGATCTGAAGGATGCCCAGGTGGTGTGTCAAGCACTGAGCTGTGGGATGGCCCAGGAAGCCCCAGGTAGAGCCTGTTTTGGTCAGGGCTCAGGACCCATCACTCTGGATGATGTATCGTGTGAGGGCACAGAGAAATCATTACAAGACTGCATCGGAAGTGAACCAGGGGTACACAACTGTGACCATAATGAGGATGCAGGAGTCATCTGTGCAGGTAAGAAAGGTTGGGGAAAATAAGGTTGTCAGGGTACCTGCAAGTTATTTAATCTGTGCATGTGCTATCACGAGCAGCGCCAGACTCGCTCTTTGGCACGAGTAAAGTAAGTTCGGAAAATATGAAAGTatgcatcttagaaatagtttATATGTCCAAACTCAGATCAAATAGGCTTCCCAAAAATAATATGGTCACTGTGATGGAACTTTTATTTTGATTGGCGATTTCTGCATTTTCCAAAGTCCCGTCAGGTAGCCGGATTATCAGATGTGTCCATATAAACCAGATTGAACCAGAGTGATCATTCATTGCAAAGCATCTAAACAttttaatcaaactattatattaatcttagtattgtgtgcatgtaaacatagTCAAAGACAAGTAAATATATGTGTTACCTTTACCATGAAGATGGCATCTTTGAAGTGCGTATAGTCAACGGCCCCAACAACTACTCTGCTAGAGTGAAGGTGTTCCACTCTGGCAAATGTGGTACAGTGTGTGATGATGACTGGGATCAGATGGATGCCTGTTCTGGCTCTGAAGACTCTTTGCTGCAGTGTCCCCACATTGGACTGGGGATCCAAAACTGTTCCCACTATGAAGACCTACACTGATAAGATACATGTTTGGTGGAATGAAGTTCAGACATCATGATATTGTCTAAGTTGTTAACAGTACTAGTGTCACTGTAACACCAAAATAGATGAAAAACCTAATTCTATGACAGGTCCTTCTGGAGATATCCAGCCATTTAACTCAGTGTGGAACTTCTTATTTTCTTTTTGCAATATCAGATCAATCTAATATGGGGTCTTACTTTATTAACTGGATCAAAACCATTCATGAAAAAACAAATGCCATATTCACTAATGATGTCCTATCAAAATTATTCCTTCAGAGCAGAGGAACCAGGCAAGGTTGCCATCTTTTGCCTTTGCCTTTATAGAACTATGATTTATGCAAAACCAATGTAAAATGTATACAGCCATTTACCACATCATGGACCCAGGGTATGTTAAACTCTTATTCAATATTCTAGTGGGTCACATTCAATTTATATCCAATTTATGTGAGTCATCAAAACTTATTGTACACCAAAATCAGTTTGTGATTAATTGTGTGCGTCACATTTACACTGTTAACTCTAAAGGAAGATGGCGCCAGAGGGTAGGGCTGCCatcttatcggctcttaaccaaccatgctattatgtttgttttttcgcgttgttcataacttattttgtacatagtgTTGCTGCtcctgtctcttatgaccgaaaagagcttctggaaatcAGAACTGGGATTTACTCACCTCAAGTTGGACGaggagttcttcttcaatgagtcggacgcgaGGGATATACTACGGACGCccaaccaggcccagatccccgtgatttgaTGGAAAAGGAAACGTAGGTTTTGCAAAAAGAGATTGGGAtaccttgtgaggatcaggcaacgagtggctaatctgcccttgccttctgTTCTGCTAGataacgttcaatcgctggaaaataaatgggatgaactgaaagcatgtatatcct carries:
- the LOC112216066 gene encoding deleted in malignant brain tumors 1 protein-like, giving the protein MNLTPKCKWYLAFVIAVVCSNEGASRVLDRLSAGGVRLVDGPYNCSGRVEVYNAGQWGTVCDDNWDLLDAKVVCRALGCGAAQKALDQAHFGGGKGEIWLDDVECSGNEESLLSCSSDGLGSHNCGHFEDAGVICEGQSGQSPPDSHSGLTVRIVDGPNHCSGRVEVYHDGSWGTVCDDNWGFLDAQVVCRELSCGPATEAPHQAYFGKGSGSILLDDVACMGSEGSLLECNSGGIGNHNCGHDEDASVTCMMVVQDDGPLIRLVDGPDQCSGRVEVYYAGQWGTVCDDDWDVSDADVVCRQLSCGWAMDAPGQAWFGMGVGIPILLDNIACVGTEGTLFDCPSEAIGQHNCMHPEDASVVCSGSHQTGPSIRLAGGSNNCSGRVEVFHSGQWGTVCDDDWDLKDAQVVCQALSCGMAQEAPGRACFGQGSGPITLDDVSCEGTEKSLQDCIGSEPGVHNCDHNEDAGVICAGPTENIQQSSTWTYDSTFRVRLVNGTNNCSGRVEVFHFGQWGTVCDDWWDLRDAQVVCRELGCGEAQEAFRSAEFGEGSDSISLDDLACSGSEDSLLQCRHSGLGNHNCVHYEDAGVTCTGPSGGIQPFNSSWTQGSGSGGF